One window from the genome of Arcobacter sp. CECT 8986 encodes:
- a CDS encoding TonB-dependent siderophore receptor produces MKKRYMFAFLFLLNNATIFAQELESVLVVGAQESYFEEYSSSSMKGEFSDKETPYSVFVTKKSLIDDLQAQRIEDTYDYTTGVTKVGKNADAIMIRGFQTNLQNIQVNGMSGLISRMGSPSTANVERIEVVKGPASVLYGAMQPSGLVNIQTKLPQSKQSFSIDTSFQTYMTDSSKFGEDNGITTTFDSTGPLTDNLFYRFIVVGEKIDSYRKDVNFKNLYIYPSLLWNIDDDTSLLVAMEYGNEKGSADDGLAAANHNINDVASLETVYQEKNDYDNDKGTAFDISLDHYINSELSYKFAWRSVFHEDDRKLYENRRVNNSVNIEDTTLTRRNRHQYNERDWHSFDTNLKYNTKLLDMNHNMLFGLSGAYKRTDFVRKVYGGTVSPNLNIFNPKLGGDAVDNEGNRRETKSYSAGLYVQDKIDVTDKLTLVGSLRVDRTKIDFECLRGNCVDNMTKLSTDYVGSIGAVYNINDTFSIYGSYAQSYDPNSAERVDKTGNSLDSEKSEQFEVGTKINISEKLNTILSFYKINKENVAESNPGGYYELKGEVESKGIEAEIQWLPTANWQFKTGYAYNETEYVSGKDMGNTPKNSPESTAFLFTRYNIPKKIYDGTLGVTAGVVYRDKTYTSSSKTTRVELPSYTRYDMGLHYSLKDWELALNVENITDKKYYESGTNDYRLYSGEPRKITFNFKRKF; encoded by the coding sequence ATGAAAAAGAGGTATATGTTTGCATTTTTATTTTTGTTAAATAATGCAACAATTTTTGCTCAAGAACTAGAGAGTGTTTTAGTTGTTGGAGCACAGGAATCTTACTTTGAAGAGTATTCTTCAAGTAGTATGAAAGGTGAATTTAGTGATAAAGAGACTCCGTACTCTGTCTTTGTTACTAAAAAATCTTTAATTGATGACTTACAAGCCCAAAGAATAGAAGATACATATGATTACACAACAGGTGTAACAAAAGTTGGTAAAAATGCTGATGCAATAATGATAAGAGGTTTTCAGACAAATTTACAAAATATACAAGTAAATGGAATGTCAGGATTAATTAGTAGAATGGGTTCACCTTCAACTGCAAATGTAGAAAGAATTGAAGTTGTAAAAGGTCCTGCTTCTGTTCTTTATGGAGCTATGCAACCAAGTGGTTTAGTAAATATTCAAACAAAACTTCCCCAATCAAAACAGAGTTTTTCAATTGATACATCTTTTCAAACTTATATGACTGATAGTTCTAAGTTTGGTGAAGATAATGGAATAACTACTACTTTTGATTCAACTGGGCCATTAACAGATAATCTTTTTTATAGATTTATTGTTGTTGGTGAGAAAATAGATTCATATAGAAAAGATGTAAATTTTAAAAACTTATATATCTATCCTAGTCTTTTATGGAATATTGATGATGATACTTCTTTATTGGTTGCAATGGAATATGGAAATGAAAAAGGAAGTGCAGATGATGGACTTGCTGCTGCTAATCATAATATAAATGATGTAGCATCATTAGAGACTGTTTATCAAGAAAAAAATGATTATGATAATGATAAAGGTACAGCTTTTGATATAAGTTTAGACCATTATATAAATAGTGAATTATCTTATAAATTTGCTTGGAGAAGTGTTTTTCATGAAGATGATAGAAAATTATATGAAAATAGAAGAGTTAATAATAGTGTTAATATAGAAGATACAACATTAACAAGAAGAAATAGACATCAATACAATGAGAGAGATTGGCATAGTTTTGATACAAATTTGAAATATAATACAAAACTATTAGATATGAATCATAATATGTTATTTGGTCTTTCTGGTGCATATAAAAGAACAGATTTTGTAAGAAAAGTTTATGGAGGAACTGTTTCTCCTAATTTAAATATCTTTAATCCTAAATTAGGCGGTGATGCTGTTGATAATGAAGGGAATAGAAGAGAAACAAAATCTTATAGTGCAGGTCTTTATGTTCAAGATAAAATTGATGTAACAGATAAATTGACATTAGTTGGTTCATTAAGAGTAGATAGAACAAAAATTGATTTCGAGTGCTTAAGAGGTAATTGTGTTGATAATATGACTAAATTATCAACTGATTATGTGGGTTCTATTGGTGCAGTTTATAATATAAATGATACATTTTCTATTTATGGAAGTTATGCTCAAAGTTATGATCCAAACTCAGCTGAGAGAGTTGATAAAACTGGAAACTCTTTAGATTCTGAAAAATCAGAGCAATTTGAGGTTGGAACAAAAATCAATATTTCTGAAAAACTAAATACAATTTTATCTTTTTATAAAATTAATAAAGAAAATGTTGCTGAGAGTAATCCTGGTGGATATTATGAGTTAAAAGGTGAGGTTGAAAGTAAAGGTATTGAAGCAGAAATACAATGGTTACCAACTGCAAACTGGCAATTTAAAACAGGTTATGCATATAATGAAACTGAGTATGTAAGTGGAAAAGATATGGGAAATACTCCTAAAAATAGTCCAGAATCAACAGCATTTTTATTTACAAGATATAATATTCCTAAAAAAATATATGATGGAACATTGGGTGTTACAGCAGGAGTTGTATATAGAGATAAAACATATACAAGTTCATCAAAAACAACAAGAGTTGAACTGCCATCTTATACAAGATATGATATGGGACTTCATTACTCTTTAAAAGATTGGGAACTTGCATTAAATGTAGAGAATATTACAGATAAAAAATATTATGAATCTGGAACAAACGATTATAGACTTTATTCTGGTGAACCTAGAAAAATAACATTTAATTTTAAAAGAAAATTTTAA
- a CDS encoding helix-turn-helix transcriptional regulator codes for MNKKLIPHITVCDAITKLFYPNVEVVLHDVKEEKLVHISNAFSKREIGDKMINDVKDFKALTTDIIGPYEKVNFDGKKLKTVSSIIRDENSEIIGIMCINFDIQTFENIFDSLKSFLNLEDKKQSPNLLFSQDWKSHTNRLIKKFLQIKDKKIEELKIKQKKELILFLNDKGIFSIRNVVAYLCEILDISRATIYKWLKQEN; via the coding sequence ATGAATAAAAAATTAATACCACACATCACAGTTTGTGATGCTATTACAAAGCTTTTCTACCCAAATGTTGAAGTTGTTTTACACGATGTAAAAGAGGAAAAATTAGTTCATATCTCAAATGCTTTTTCAAAAAGAGAGATTGGTGATAAGATGATAAATGATGTTAAAGACTTTAAAGCATTAACAACAGATATCATAGGACCATATGAAAAAGTAAACTTTGATGGTAAAAAACTAAAAACTGTTTCGTCTATTATTAGAGATGAAAATAGTGAAATAATAGGAATAATGTGTATCAACTTCGATATACAAACATTTGAAAATATTTTTGATTCTTTGAAATCTTTTTTAAATCTTGAAGATAAAAAACAATCTCCAAATTTACTATTTTCTCAAGATTGGAAAAGTCATACAAATAGATTGATAAAAAAGTTTTTACAAATAAAAGATAAAAAGATAGAAGAGCTTAAAATAAAACAGAAAAAAGAGTTAATACTATTTTTAAATGATAAAGGTATTTTCTCAATTAGAAATGTTGTTGCATATTTATGTGAGATTTTAGATATATCAAGAGCAACAATATACAAATGGCTTAAACAAGAGAATTAA
- a CDS encoding dicarboxylate/amino acid:cation symporter, whose translation MWALYKKVPLWQKIFLGLILGLVTGLIFKDIAIYLKPLGTLFLNLIKMLIVPLIFVTLVSGITSMDDLSKMKRVGLKTFFIYLATTAVAITIGLAFGYIFEPGVGVSLVNNETIASKTAPSLVDTLLNIVSTNPISSLAQGNILQIIFFAIVLGISINLAGNKAKPVKDFFSSFSEVMFKMTDIVISFAPFGIFGLMAWVSASYGMDVLYSLLKVILCVYIASILHMVFTYGLSIKLISKLSIIKFFKGIFPAQMIAFTTTSSSGTLPVTTSNVVNNLGTSKSISSFVLPLGATINMDGTAIYQGVCAMFVAQAFGVDLTFSNMLTIILTSTLASIGTAGVPGAGLIMLTLVLTSVNLPLEGVAIIAGIDRILDMARTTVNVTGDAMVTVFVAKSENELDEKIYNS comes from the coding sequence ATGTGGGCTTTATATAAAAAGGTGCCGTTGTGGCAGAAGATATTTTTAGGGTTGATTCTTGGTTTAGTAACAGGACTCATTTTTAAAGATATTGCAATTTACTTAAAACCTTTAGGGACACTATTTTTAAATTTAATTAAGATGTTGATTGTTCCACTTATTTTTGTAACACTTGTAAGTGGTATTACATCTATGGATGATTTATCTAAAATGAAAAGAGTAGGGTTAAAAACTTTTTTCATCTACTTGGCAACAACAGCAGTTGCAATAACAATTGGTCTAGCTTTTGGATATATTTTTGAACCAGGTGTTGGAGTATCTTTAGTAAATAATGAAACTATTGCTTCAAAAACTGCACCATCATTAGTAGATACACTTTTAAATATAGTATCAACAAATCCAATAAGCAGTCTAGCTCAAGGTAATATCTTACAAATTATCTTTTTTGCAATTGTTCTTGGTATCTCTATTAATTTAGCTGGTAATAAAGCAAAACCTGTAAAAGATTTTTTCAGTTCTTTTTCTGAAGTAATGTTTAAAATGACAGATATTGTAATATCTTTTGCACCATTTGGTATTTTTGGTTTAATGGCTTGGGTTAGTGCATCATATGGAATGGATGTTTTATATAGTCTATTAAAAGTTATTTTGTGTGTTTATATAGCTTCTATTTTACACATGGTATTTACTTATGGATTATCTATTAAATTAATATCTAAATTGAGTATTATTAAATTTTTTAAAGGTATTTTCCCTGCTCAAATGATTGCATTTACAACTACAAGTAGTTCTGGAACACTTCCTGTTACAACATCAAATGTTGTTAATAATTTAGGAACATCAAAATCAATTTCAAGTTTTGTTTTACCTTTAGGTGCAACAATAAATATGGATGGAACTGCTATTTATCAAGGTGTATGTGCGATGTTTGTTGCTCAAGCTTTTGGTGTGGATTTGACTTTTTCAAATATGTTGACAATTATTTTAACTTCAACACTTGCTTCAATTGGAACAGCAGGTGTTCCTGGTGCTGGTTTAATTATGTTGACACTTGTTTTAACTTCTGTTAATTTACCTTTAGAAGGTGTTGCTATTATTGCTGGAATTGATAGAATCTTAGATATGGCAAGAACTACTGTAAATGTTACAGGTGATGCTATGGTTACAGTTTTTGTTGCAAAAAGTGAAAATGAGTTAGATGAAAAAATTTATAATAGCTAA
- a CDS encoding response regulator transcription factor — MKILVLEDNERLCNLISSALEKEGYKVDTFYDGEDALEALVNGYQCFILDINVPSLDGISILESIRMYHKDIPVIIISSNHELDKIQTSYEIGCDDFLKKPFFMYELIHKIKKLCKYETKVLNLGNDFVFDYTKHCLTKDGEEVKLAKKEILFLELLAKDVHRVFSFDEIEEYVWEGEPTSLGNIRALVKRIRKKIPEKSIKIVKGLGYSIDAAEIE; from the coding sequence ATGAAGATATTAGTGCTTGAAGATAACGAAAGATTATGTAATTTAATCTCTAGTGCCTTAGAAAAAGAAGGATATAAAGTTGATACATTTTACGATGGGGAGGATGCTTTAGAAGCATTAGTAAATGGTTATCAATGTTTTATTTTGGATATAAATGTTCCTTCTTTGGATGGAATATCGATTTTAGAATCAATTAGAATGTATCATAAAGATATTCCAGTAATTATTATTAGTTCTAATCACGAGCTAGATAAAATTCAAACATCATATGAAATAGGGTGTGATGACTTTTTGAAAAAACCATTTTTTATGTATGAACTAATACATAAAATAAAAAAATTATGTAAGTATGAAACAAAAGTATTAAATTTAGGAAATGATTTTGTATTTGATTATACAAAACATTGTTTGACAAAAGATGGGGAAGAAGTAAAACTTGCAAAAAAAGAGATTTTATTTCTAGAATTACTAGCAAAAGATGTACACAGAGTATTTAGCTTTGATGAAATTGAAGAGTATGTATGGGAAGGTGAACCTACATCTTTAGGTAACATTAGAGCTTTAGTTAAAAGAATCAGAAAAAAAATACCTGAAAAATCTATAAAAATAGTAAAAGGATTGGGTTATTCAATTGATGCAGCAGAGATTGAATAA
- a CDS encoding type II asparaginase, with product MAKPNITILATGGTIAGAGESATKSAYSAGAVTVDKLISAVPSINKMANIKGEQISNIGSQEMNDKVWLKLAKRVNALLKKDDVDGVVITHGTDTMESTSYFLDLTVKSKKPIVFVGAMRSGSSMSADGPMNIYNAVSVAINKQTYGKGVVVVMNDEIHSAREVTKVNTSNVNAFSSPNTGKIGTVYYGDVHYYMTPIRKHTYQSEFDIEKINSLPRVDILYGHANDSDVFAKAAVKAGAKGIIHAGMGNGNPYPTTQTALADAVKEGVVVARTSRVGSGRTNLHGEVDDAKYGFIVTDNLNAQKARILLMLGLTKTHDKKELQRMFFEY from the coding sequence ATGGCTAAACCAAACATTACAATTTTAGCTACAGGTGGAACAATTGCAGGTGCAGGTGAATCTGCTACAAAAAGTGCTTACTCAGCAGGTGCAGTTACAGTTGATAAACTAATTTCAGCAGTACCTTCAATTAATAAAATGGCAAATATCAAAGGTGAACAAATCTCTAATATTGGTTCACAAGAAATGAATGATAAAGTATGGTTAAAACTTGCAAAAAGAGTTAACGCATTACTTAAAAAAGATGATGTAGATGGTGTAGTTATTACTCATGGTACAGACACAATGGAATCAACATCATATTTTCTTGATTTAACAGTAAAAAGTAAAAAACCAATCGTATTTGTTGGTGCGATGAGATCTGGTTCATCTATGAGTGCTGATGGTCCAATGAATATTTATAACGCAGTAAGTGTTGCTATAAATAAACAAACTTACGGAAAAGGTGTAGTTGTTGTAATGAATGATGAGATTCATAGTGCAAGAGAAGTAACTAAAGTTAATACTTCAAATGTAAATGCGTTCTCTTCTCCTAATACAGGAAAAATCGGTACAGTTTATTATGGTGATGTACATTATTATATGACTCCAATTAGAAAACATACTTACCAATCAGAATTTGATATTGAAAAAATCAACTCTTTACCAAGAGTAGATATTTTATATGGTCACGCTAATGATTCTGATGTTTTTGCTAAAGCTGCAGTTAAAGCTGGTGCAAAAGGTATTATCCACGCTGGTATGGGAAATGGTAATCCATATCCAACAACTCAAACTGCTTTAGCAGATGCAGTTAAAGAAGGTGTAGTAGTAGCAAGAACTTCTAGAGTTGGAAGTGGTAGAACTAACTTACATGGTGAAGTTGATGATGCAAAATATGGGTTTATCGTAACTGATAACTTAAATGCACAAAAAGCTAGAATCCTATTAATGTTAGGTCTTACAAAAACACATGATAAAAAAGAACTACAAAGAATGTTCTTCGAATATTAA
- a CDS encoding CidA/LrgA family protein: MLKGIIVLLVFQFIGECISKLFSLLVPGPVIGMILLLIFLMIRKRSFQSLDNAVFIHLRYLPMLFIPAAMGIITQADILKKEFWAILISLLVGTIVALIFSAKLMDYLTDKKAKNEL, encoded by the coding sequence ATGTTAAAAGGAATTATTGTATTACTTGTTTTTCAATTTATTGGAGAGTGTATATCAAAACTTTTCTCTTTACTTGTTCCTGGACCTGTTATAGGAATGATACTGTTATTGATTTTTTTAATGATAAGAAAAAGAAGTTTTCAAAGTTTAGATAATGCTGTATTTATTCATCTAAGATATTTACCAATGTTATTTATTCCTGCTGCAATGGGAATTATAACACAAGCAGATATTTTGAAAAAAGAGTTTTGGGCTATTCTTATCTCTTTATTAGTAGGTACAATTGTTGCACTTATTTTTAGTGCAAAATTAATGGATTATTTAACTGACAAAAAGGCAAAAAATGAACTTTGA
- a CDS encoding anaerobic C4-dicarboxylate transporter, producing the protein MLVLEIIVVLAAIFLGARMGGIGIGYAGGLGVLVLCLGFGLEPGSIPIDVILIIMSVIAAIAAMQVAGGLDYMVKIAEDILRKNPKQITYLAPTVTYFMTLLAGTGHTAYSTLPVIAEVAKEQGIRPSRPLSIAVVASQIAITASPISAAVVFFSGILEPLGVGYIQLLAIVIPTTYAACMITAFFSNFMGKDLKDDPVYKERLEKGLVKLRGESKVEIKKGAKLSVAIFCVTILAVVTYATLISKKVGIIVDPSLPRNAAIMVFMLACATIIALACKIDTGKVISASTFKSGMSACICVLGVAWLGTTFVGAHIDEIKGFASELLNQYPWMLAVTLFFASMLLYSQGATTKALMPAALALGVDPTTAIASFAAVSALFVLPTYPTLLAAVEMDDTGSTRIGNLVFNHPFMIPGVVAITLSVIFGFMFAGVII; encoded by the coding sequence ATGCTAGTTTTAGAAATAATAGTTGTGTTAGCCGCCATATTCTTAGGAGCAAGAATGGGCGGTATTGGAATCGGTTATGCGGGTGGACTTGGAGTTCTTGTTTTATGTCTTGGATTTGGACTTGAACCAGGTAGTATTCCAATCGATGTTATTTTGATTATCATGTCAGTTATTGCAGCAATCGCAGCAATGCAAGTTGCAGGTGGTTTAGATTATATGGTTAAAATTGCTGAGGATATTTTAAGAAAAAATCCTAAACAAATTACATATTTAGCACCAACTGTTACATATTTCATGACTTTACTTGCAGGTACAGGTCACACTGCTTACTCTACACTTCCAGTTATCGCTGAAGTTGCAAAAGAGCAAGGAATTAGACCATCAAGACCTTTAAGTATTGCAGTTGTTGCATCACAAATTGCGATTACAGCTTCTCCTATTTCAGCAGCAGTTGTTTTCTTTAGTGGAATTTTAGAACCACTAGGTGTTGGTTATATTCAATTATTAGCAATCGTTATCCCTACTACTTATGCTGCTTGTATGATTACAGCATTCTTTAGTAACTTTATGGGTAAAGATTTAAAAGATGATCCAGTTTATAAAGAAAGATTAGAAAAAGGTCTTGTTAAACTAAGAGGTGAATCTAAAGTTGAGATTAAAAAAGGTGCAAAATTATCAGTTGCAATTTTTTGTGTAACTATTCTTGCAGTTGTAACTTATGCTACATTAATTAGTAAAAAAGTTGGAATAATTGTTGACCCTTCTTTACCAAGAAATGCAGCTATTATGGTATTTATGTTAGCTTGTGCAACTATTATTGCATTAGCTTGTAAAATTGATACAGGTAAAGTTATTAGTGCATCAACATTCAAATCAGGTATGAGTGCTTGTATTTGTGTACTTGGTGTTGCATGGTTAGGAACTACTTTCGTTGGTGCTCATATCGATGAAATTAAAGGTTTCGCAAGTGAATTATTAAATCAATATCCATGGATGTTAGCTGTAACATTATTCTTTGCTAGTATGTTGTTATACTCTCAAGGTGCAACAACTAAAGCATTAATGCCAGCAGCATTAGCACTAGGTGTTGATCCAACTACTGCAATTGCATCATTTGCAGCAGTAAGTGCATTATTTGTATTACCAACTTACCCTACGCTATTAGCAGCTGTGGAAATGGATGATACAGGTTCTACTAGAATTGGTAACCTTGTATTTAACCACCCATTTATGATTCCAGGTGTTGTAGCAATTACATTAAGTGTAATCTTCGGATTCATGTTCGCAGGTGTAATTATCTAA
- a CDS encoding sensor histidine kinase, with protein sequence MHKLFIKRFLLIFIISFFSINLYASGVKNVLIINSYHKGFDWSDKVIKGMEEVFYKTNIDINVLYMDSKRITSQKYYNKLKELYLLQLSKHKYDLVVAIDPFAYEFVLKYYKDLCTNGQPVYFIGLEQFSREYVKQFNLEDKVSGMMERRAIPETIKMIPKIMPDIKKLYIINDKSANGDDSEPYIKEAINEIGNKYKVEYIRNITFDKLNKKFSKFKKNEAIFFIRFYNDSTGKLNKNYEIASFIENAKLPVFITDDLFINAGAFGGKLVNIKQLGKNSAKVIMKILEDPSMSPIIQTDLSYSYVFDYQKAKEFFLSPELLHKKFEYVNAPVSFFDKYRKFIDFVFVLSPFLLFLTLGLIHNLYHRIKNAKKLKQRMEFDKVLLNSVQSPILWQDQNGYIVDSNSKFKEFLELFTLEDKSRKLKDYIENDNVNNLLKMIKNLAGKNEITFKTDEDKEYIFMLNQTNYTENIFKTSGTVTVFTDVTKEKAALQEKMKHQEFIIQQSKLAEIGEIFSSIAHQWKSPLVEIATIAQEQIYENGTQEDEESSKFVNDIMFQVRYMTETINDFQNFIKPSNQKTVFDIYESVVRMMEIVRHNIKYNYIKVNINVAKNCNLNILGYKNELMQTLLNIVNNAKEAIIKNKKANNIKKGVINISIKNIDNYVLIEIEDNGGGISKEHINNVFEPYYTTKHTGHGIGLYMARLIIEDKMGGVISVINTELGAKFSIKLELNHEDISA encoded by the coding sequence ATGCACAAATTATTTATTAAAAGATTTCTACTTATTTTTATAATCTCATTTTTTTCTATAAACTTATATGCAAGCGGCGTTAAAAACGTACTTATTATAAACTCTTATCACAAAGGTTTTGATTGGAGTGATAAAGTTATAAAAGGTATGGAAGAGGTGTTTTATAAAACAAATATTGACATAAATGTTTTATATATGGACTCTAAAAGAATAACTTCTCAAAAGTATTATAATAAATTAAAAGAGTTATATTTACTTCAACTTTCAAAACATAAATATGATTTAGTTGTGGCAATTGACCCTTTTGCATATGAGTTTGTTTTAAAATATTACAAAGATTTATGTACAAATGGCCAACCTGTATATTTCATAGGACTAGAGCAATTTTCAAGGGAGTATGTAAAACAGTTTAATTTGGAAGATAAAGTGTCAGGTATGATGGAAAGAAGAGCAATTCCTGAAACTATAAAAATGATTCCAAAAATTATGCCAGATATTAAAAAACTTTATATTATAAATGATAAAAGTGCAAACGGTGATGATTCAGAACCATATATAAAAGAAGCAATTAATGAAATAGGAAATAAATATAAAGTTGAATATATAAGAAATATAACTTTTGATAAATTAAATAAAAAATTCTCAAAATTTAAAAAGAATGAAGCTATATTTTTTATCAGATTTTATAATGATAGTACAGGAAAACTAAATAAAAATTATGAAATTGCTTCATTTATTGAAAATGCAAAACTGCCTGTATTTATTACAGATGATTTGTTTATCAATGCAGGTGCTTTTGGAGGGAAACTAGTAAATATAAAACAATTAGGGAAAAATTCTGCAAAAGTAATTATGAAGATTTTAGAAGACCCTTCAATGTCTCCTATTATTCAAACTGATTTATCATACAGTTATGTTTTTGATTATCAAAAAGCAAAAGAGTTCTTTTTATCACCTGAACTTTTACATAAAAAATTTGAGTATGTAAATGCTCCTGTATCTTTTTTTGATAAATATAGAAAATTTATTGATTTTGTATTTGTTCTTTCACCATTTTTGCTATTTTTAACACTTGGACTTATCCACAATTTATATCATAGAATAAAAAATGCAAAAAAATTAAAACAAAGAATGGAGTTCGATAAAGTTTTATTAAACTCAGTTCAAAGTCCAATTTTATGGCAAGACCAAAATGGATATATTGTTGATTCTAACTCTAAATTTAAAGAGTTTTTAGAGTTATTTACCCTAGAAGATAAAAGTAGAAAATTAAAAGATTATATAGAAAATGATAATGTAAATAATTTATTAAAAATGATAAAAAATTTAGCTGGAAAAAATGAGATAACATTTAAAACAGATGAAGACAAAGAGTATATTTTTATGTTAAATCAGACAAACTATACTGAAAATATTTTCAAAACAAGTGGTACAGTTACGGTATTTACAGATGTTACAAAAGAAAAAGCTGCACTACAAGAGAAGATGAAACATCAAGAGTTTATTATCCAACAATCTAAATTAGCAGAGATTGGGGAGATATTTTCATCAATTGCACATCAATGGAAAAGTCCATTAGTAGAAATAGCAACAATAGCCCAAGAGCAAATCTATGAAAATGGTACACAAGAAGATGAAGAGAGTTCAAAATTTGTAAATGATATTATGTTTCAAGTACGTTATATGACAGAAACAATTAATGATTTTCAAAACTTTATAAAACCATCAAATCAAAAAACTGTATTTGATATATATGAATCTGTTGTAAGAATGATGGAAATTGTAAGACATAATATAAAATATAACTATATAAAAGTAAATATAAATGTTGCCAAAAATTGTAATTTAAATATCTTAGGATATAAAAATGAGTTAATGCAAACACTTTTAAACATAGTAAACAATGCAAAAGAAGCAATTATAAAAAATAAAAAAGCTAATAACATAAAAAAAGGAGTTATTAATATAAGTATCAAAAATATAGATAATTATGTATTAATTGAAATAGAGGACAATGGTGGAGGAATCTCAAAAGAGCATATAAATAATGTATTTGAACCTTATTATACGACAAAACATACAGGTCATGGTATAGGCTTATATATGGCTAGACTTATTATTGAAGATAAAATGGGTGGGGTTATAAGTGTTATAAATACAGAATTAGGTGCAAAATTTAGTATAAAATTGGAATTAAATCATGAAGATATTAGTGCTTGA
- a CDS encoding LrgB family protein has product MNFEALENYITSTPLTWLILTMASFKIGIIIYEKTNKNTLLQPIIIAYIIIMSAILLTGTSYEEYFDSVKIIHFFLGPATVALALPLFNNLKYIKSLFIPIAITLVVAGVFSIVIAVGLLWSLDANLETILSMTTKSITAPIAIITSKQIGAIPSLAVGFVIITGIIGALLGTIIFKLVKVKHETSKGFALGLISHGIGTARAIEIGEKAAAFSALAMGLSGMFTAIFLPIVISIFK; this is encoded by the coding sequence ATGAACTTTGAAGCATTAGAAAATTATATAACTTCAACACCATTAACTTGGCTTATTTTAACAATGGCATCATTTAAAATAGGAATAATTATATATGAAAAAACTAATAAAAATACATTACTTCAACCAATTATAATTGCATATATAATAATTATGAGTGCTATTTTATTAACTGGAACTTCATATGAAGAGTATTTTGATTCTGTTAAAATCATTCACTTTTTCCTTGGCCCTGCAACTGTTGCTTTGGCATTGCCTTTATTTAATAATTTAAAATATATAAAGTCATTATTTATACCAATTGCAATTACTTTAGTTGTTGCAGGAGTATTTTCAATAGTTATTGCTGTTGGATTGTTGTGGTCTTTAGATGCAAATTTAGAGACAATTTTATCTATGACAACAAAATCAATTACAGCACCAATTGCAATTATAACTTCTAAACAAATAGGTGCAATTCCATCTTTGGCTGTTGGATTTGTAATCATTACAGGAATAATAGGAGCACTTCTTGGAACAATTATTTTCAAACTTGTGAAAGTAAAACATGAAACTTCTAAAGGTTTTGCACTTGGTTTAATATCTCATGGAATAGGAACTGCAAGAGCAATAGAAATAGGGGAAAAAGCAGCAGCATTCTCAGCTTTAGCAATGGGATTAAGTGGAATGTTTACTGCAATATTTCTTCCTATTGTAATCTCAATTTTTAAATAA